One stretch of Methyloversatilis sp. RAC08 DNA includes these proteins:
- a CDS encoding SAM-dependent methyltransferase, with the protein MSHDDAQDFWSAKYSAAGEAYLFGTAPNRFLQSQSALLVPGQRALSIADGEGRNAVWLAERGLDVTATELSPVALDKAATLAAARGVSVDFALADALSWTYPDEAFDLVVGIFIQFAAPDERRALFDSMKRTLRPGGHIVLQGYTPKQLDYGTGGPSAVENLYTAALLREAFGDFELECLQEYESVLDEGLAHRGHSALIGMVAKKV; encoded by the coding sequence ATGAGCCATGACGATGCACAGGATTTCTGGTCCGCCAAGTACAGTGCGGCCGGTGAGGCTTATCTGTTCGGCACCGCGCCGAACCGCTTCCTGCAATCGCAGTCCGCATTGCTGGTACCCGGACAGCGCGCACTGAGCATCGCCGACGGCGAAGGCCGCAACGCGGTCTGGCTGGCGGAACGCGGACTGGACGTGACCGCGACCGAACTTTCGCCGGTCGCGCTCGACAAGGCGGCGACGCTCGCCGCGGCGCGCGGCGTCAGTGTCGACTTCGCGCTGGCCGACGCGTTGAGCTGGACCTACCCGGACGAGGCCTTCGATCTGGTGGTCGGCATCTTCATCCAGTTCGCTGCGCCGGACGAGCGCCGTGCGCTGTTCGACAGCATGAAGCGCACGCTCAGGCCGGGCGGGCACATCGTGCTGCAGGGCTACACGCCGAAGCAGCTCGACTACGGCACGGGCGGCCCGTCTGCGGTCGAGAACCTGTATACCGCCGCGCTGCTGCGCGAGGCCTTCGGCGATTTCGAACTGGAGTGCCTGCAGGAATATGAATCGGTGCTGGACGAAGGCCTCGCGCATCGCGGGCATTCGGCACTGATCGGGATGGTGGCGAAGAAAGTGTGA
- the hpnC gene encoding squalene synthase HpnC, with protein MSVEHYENFPVASKLMPPALREPVAAIYWFARHADDLADEGDAAPEARLAALELCREQLRIIERGGEPDDPIHRRLARAVRQWSLPLPLFHDLLDAFAQDVVQTRYASNAELLDYCRRSANPIGRLLLCLYKVDDAASLAQSDAICSALQLINHWQDVAIDWRKNPDGIPPGRVYIPQDALARFDVTETHLALSTCDTAFRALMKHLVDDARALMHSGMPLARTLPGRTGWELRLVVQGGLRILQRIEQVDYDVFRHRPKLGRADWPVIGWKALTYP; from the coding sequence ATGTCGGTCGAACACTACGAAAACTTTCCGGTCGCGTCGAAGCTGATGCCGCCCGCGCTGCGCGAGCCGGTCGCCGCAATCTACTGGTTCGCCCGCCATGCCGACGATCTGGCGGATGAAGGCGATGCCGCGCCCGAGGCGCGGCTGGCTGCGCTCGAACTGTGCCGCGAACAGTTGCGCATCATCGAGCGAGGTGGCGAACCGGACGACCCCATCCACCGCCGCCTTGCGCGCGCGGTGCGCCAGTGGTCGCTGCCGCTGCCGCTGTTCCACGACCTGCTCGACGCCTTCGCACAGGACGTGGTGCAGACACGCTACGCCAGCAATGCCGAACTGCTCGACTACTGCCGCCGCTCGGCCAACCCGATCGGCCGCCTGCTGCTGTGCCTGTACAAGGTGGACGACGCCGCCAGCCTGGCGCAGTCGGATGCCATCTGCAGCGCGCTGCAACTGATCAACCACTGGCAGGACGTGGCCATCGACTGGCGCAAGAACCCGGACGGCATTCCGCCGGGCCGCGTCTACATTCCGCAGGATGCGCTGGCGCGCTTCGATGTGACCGAAACGCATCTGGCGCTGTCGACCTGCGACACCGCCTTCCGCGCACTGATGAAACACCTGGTCGATGACGCCCGCGCATTGATGCATTCGGGCATGCCGCTGGCCCGCACGCTGCCGGGTCGCACCGGCTGGGAACTGCGCCTGGTCGTGCAGGGCGGGCTGCGCATTTTGCAGCGCATCGAGCAGGTCGACTACGATGTATTCCGCCACCGCCCGAAACTGGGCCGTGCCGACTGGCCCGTGATCGGGTGGAAAGCCCTGACTTACCCATGA
- the hpnD gene encoding presqualene diphosphate synthase HpnD — MTPDEYCQDRAAKSGSSFYYSFLFLPPPRRRAITALYAFCREIDDVVDETTDISLARTQLAWWRTQVAACFDGTPEHPVCLALIPAIREFSLPREQLLEIIDGMEMDLDQSRYLDFKGLQLYCYRVASVVGLLAAQIFGSTQRETQKYAHDLGIAFQLTNIIRDVGEDARRGRIYLPVDELQRFNVRAADILNARYSDEFRQLMEFQIERARHYYEQAMAALPAVDRASQRPGLVMAAIYRTLLDEIERDGCRVLDRRIALTPVRKLWLAWKTWLRS, encoded by the coding sequence ATGACTCCCGACGAATACTGTCAGGACCGTGCCGCAAAGAGCGGCTCGTCCTTCTACTACAGCTTCCTGTTCCTGCCGCCGCCGCGCCGCCGCGCGATCACCGCGCTATACGCCTTCTGCCGCGAGATCGACGACGTGGTCGACGAAACCACCGACATCAGCCTCGCGCGCACCCAGCTCGCCTGGTGGCGCACCCAGGTCGCCGCCTGTTTCGACGGCACGCCGGAACATCCGGTCTGCCTCGCGCTGATCCCGGCCATCCGCGAATTCAGTCTGCCGCGCGAGCAGCTGCTCGAAATCATCGACGGCATGGAAATGGATCTCGACCAGTCGCGCTATCTCGACTTCAAGGGACTGCAGCTCTACTGCTACCGGGTCGCGTCGGTGGTGGGGCTGCTGGCGGCGCAGATCTTCGGCAGCACGCAGCGCGAAACGCAGAAGTACGCACACGATCTGGGCATCGCCTTCCAGCTCACCAACATCATCCGCGACGTCGGCGAAGACGCGCGGCGCGGCCGCATCTACCTGCCGGTCGATGAGCTGCAGCGCTTCAACGTGCGCGCCGCCGACATCCTGAACGCGCGCTACAGCGACGAATTCCGTCAGCTGATGGAATTCCAGATCGAGCGCGCCCGGCACTACTACGAACAGGCGATGGCCGCACTGCCGGCGGTTGACCGTGCATCGCAGCGCCCCGGTCTGGTGATGGCGGCGATCTATCGCACATTGCTCGACGAGATCGAGCGCGACGGCTGCCGCGTACTGGACCGGCGCATCGCGCTGACGCCGGTGCGCAAGCTCTGGCTGGCCTGGAAGACGTGGCTGCGCAGTTGA
- the hpnE gene encoding hydroxysqualene dehydroxylase HpnE — MAAQLNTDRPSVAIVGAGWAGLACAVECVARGVRPVVFEAAPQIGGRARAVELDGLALDNGQHILIGGYVDTLAMMRTVGADPDRLFDRLPLSLRFTDGFELRARSGSPWAQAMAFMTCPGLTWGDRLAAMRLMAAIRRAPRDDETVTQMFARTRQTDTNVRYLWAPLCIAALNTGLDDASARVFAQVLRDTLLGRAGASDVLLPRTDLGQLFPAPAAAWLTRQGGQVRAGERVRSISPHADGFALDVASGPEVFAQVVIATSPHHVPALIGALPGTERIAAEIALLGYEQVTTVFADFGEGARLPQSMMGFADGVPHWIFDRGALGGPPGLMACVVSAADAARDDTERAVIDAVRRAFPSLPEPRRVRTLTDRRATFRCTPGRAAIAQPADPRLALAGDYLLPLYPATLESAVRSGIAAARRVAG, encoded by the coding sequence GTGGCTGCGCAGTTGAACACCGACCGGCCATCGGTCGCCATCGTCGGCGCCGGCTGGGCCGGGCTGGCCTGCGCGGTCGAGTGCGTGGCGCGCGGTGTGCGCCCGGTGGTGTTCGAGGCGGCGCCGCAGATCGGCGGCCGCGCGCGCGCGGTCGAGCTCGACGGTCTGGCGCTGGACAACGGCCAGCACATCCTGATCGGCGGCTATGTCGACACGCTGGCGATGATGCGCACCGTCGGCGCCGACCCGGACCGGCTGTTCGACCGCCTGCCGCTGTCGCTGCGCTTCACCGACGGCTTCGAACTGCGCGCCCGCTCCGGCTCGCCGTGGGCGCAGGCGATGGCCTTCATGACCTGCCCGGGTCTGACCTGGGGCGACCGGCTGGCGGCCATGCGACTGATGGCGGCAATCCGCCGCGCACCTCGCGACGACGAAACCGTGACGCAGATGTTTGCGCGTACCCGCCAGACCGACACCAATGTGCGCTACCTGTGGGCGCCGCTGTGCATCGCCGCGCTGAATACCGGGCTCGACGACGCGAGTGCCCGCGTGTTCGCCCAGGTGCTGCGCGACACGCTGCTCGGGCGCGCCGGCGCGTCCGACGTCCTGCTGCCGCGCACCGATCTGGGCCAGCTGTTTCCCGCACCGGCCGCCGCCTGGCTGACGCGGCAGGGCGGCCAGGTGCGCGCAGGCGAGCGGGTGCGCAGCATTTCGCCGCATGCGGACGGTTTTGCGCTCGATGTCGCCAGCGGCCCGGAAGTGTTTGCACAGGTCGTCATCGCCACCAGCCCGCACCACGTGCCCGCGCTGATCGGCGCCCTGCCGGGCACCGAGCGCATCGCGGCCGAGATCGCCTTGCTCGGGTACGAACAGGTCACCACCGTGTTCGCCGATTTCGGCGAAGGCGCGCGCCTGCCGCAGTCGATGATGGGGTTCGCCGACGGCGTGCCGCACTGGATATTCGACCGCGGCGCGCTCGGCGGGCCGCCCGGACTGATGGCCTGCGTGGTGTCGGCCGCCGACGCGGCACGCGACGACACCGAGCGCGCCGTCATCGATGCAGTGCGGCGCGCCTTTCCGTCGCTGCCCGAACCGCGCCGCGTGCGCACGCTGACCGACCGGCGCGCGACCTTCCGCTGCACGCCGGGTCGTGCGGCGATCGCGCAGCCGGCCGACCCGCGACTGGCGCTGGCCGGCGACTACCTGCTGCCGCTTTATCCGGCAACGCTGGAATCGGCGGTGCGCAGCGGCATCGCCGCCGCGCGGCGCGTGGCCGGCTGA
- a CDS encoding putative toxin-antitoxin system toxin component, PIN family, which produces MHLLALPCPMRIVLDTNAVLDLLLWHNAELDCVAQALAAGRAQLVCDDACLRELRTVLRYPKFGLDEVQAAALYEAYFLKLELSPLPESPDTLQPRCRDREDQKFFDLAVRAGADLLVTRDRALLRLGRHRLRPPTLRVLAPPAIQTLFAAAGGE; this is translated from the coding sequence GTGCACTTACTCGCCCTGCCCTGCCCGATGCGCATCGTGCTCGACACCAATGCCGTGCTCGACCTGCTGCTGTGGCACAACGCCGAACTCGACTGCGTCGCGCAGGCGCTGGCGGCCGGCCGTGCGCAGCTGGTGTGCGACGACGCCTGCCTGCGCGAACTGCGCACCGTGCTGCGCTACCCGAAGTTCGGGCTGGACGAGGTACAGGCGGCGGCGCTCTACGAAGCCTATTTCCTGAAGCTCGAACTGTCGCCGCTGCCGGAAAGCCCCGACACCCTCCAACCGCGCTGCCGCGACCGCGAAGACCAGAAGTTCTTCGACCTCGCAGTGCGCGCCGGCGCCGACCTGCTGGTGACGCGCGACCGCGCGCTGCTGCGGCTCGGCCGACATCGTCTGCGCCCGCCGACCTTGCGCGTCCTCGCCCCGCCCGCCATCCAGACCTTGTTCGCCGCAGCAGGCGGTGAGTAA
- a CDS encoding TonB-dependent receptor family protein, whose translation MTPALRHTPLALALALIGQCASAEELKIAPTVVITGTRVEQNSFDLPMAIDSIDKATIQEQRGTVNLSEVINRVPGVASAGKENYTQEQSLTIRGFGARSAFGVRGVKLIADGIPASTPDGQGGTGLFDLASASRIEVLRGPFSALYGNHSGGVVQIFTEDGPDRFTITPSFQFGSYGTQRSGVKFGDTVGNFNYTASVSDFRTDGYRDYSRSDKQQANFKARWMLGDKASLTFVGNYMHQQGQDPLGLTFTQLNSDRRQQGTSNRNLAGNPGTAEFFGTRRTLENSQGGVVFDTALSDRDSLRAMFYLGNRNNEQYLALNAGTQDNVTASGGVSVFDRDYWGTSLRWTRKLETVTFSVGAEYERADEARKGYRNGTTSSGAQALAAVFGFRGDLKRDERNVAEQTGTFVQGEWAVTKDVSLSGGLRYTKMDFKSKDNFICNGGCSGTTNVAGVNPDDSGSASFSDWTSALGAIWKVTETSNFYANAGRSFEAPTLIELAYRPDGGAGLNFNLKPSVSDHYEIGFKTFLNNSTRLDIAAFYIDSSDEVVIRSNENGRAVYQNAGDTSRRGLELAIDSRLTRDIGAYASLTLIKAEFEDAFATCLTTPCAVNQATTVDSGNKIAGVANKSFFGEVTYKHDPWGFSGGVEYRASGRMFGDDTNLVRVGGYGVASIRGGFTQNVGGWKLNEFARIDNLFDKEYVGSVYINAGNALTGRYYAPASERTWLIGVSASYAL comes from the coding sequence ATGACCCCCGCGCTCCGTCACACCCCGCTTGCGCTCGCCCTTGCGCTGATTGGCCAGTGCGCCAGTGCCGAAGAACTGAAGATTGCCCCGACCGTGGTCATCACCGGTACCCGGGTCGAGCAGAATTCCTTCGATCTGCCGATGGCCATCGATTCGATCGACAAGGCCACGATCCAGGAACAGCGCGGCACGGTGAACCTGTCGGAAGTGATCAACCGCGTACCCGGCGTGGCTTCGGCCGGCAAGGAAAACTACACGCAGGAACAGTCGCTGACCATCCGCGGCTTCGGCGCGCGTTCGGCGTTCGGCGTGCGGGGCGTCAAGCTCATCGCCGATGGCATCCCGGCCAGCACGCCGGACGGCCAGGGCGGCACCGGCCTGTTCGATCTGGCATCGGCCAGTCGCATCGAAGTGCTGCGCGGCCCGTTCTCGGCGCTGTATGGCAACCATTCGGGCGGCGTCGTCCAGATCTTCACCGAAGACGGCCCGGACCGCTTCACGATCACCCCCAGCTTCCAGTTCGGCAGCTACGGCACGCAGCGCTCGGGCGTTAAGTTCGGCGACACCGTCGGCAACTTCAACTACACGGCCAGCGTGTCGGACTTCCGTACCGACGGCTACCGCGACTACAGCCGCTCGGACAAGCAGCAGGCCAATTTCAAGGCGCGCTGGATGCTCGGCGACAAGGCTTCGCTGACCTTCGTCGGCAACTACATGCATCAGCAGGGTCAGGATCCGCTCGGTCTCACCTTCACCCAGTTGAACAGCGATCGCCGGCAGCAGGGCACCTCCAATCGCAACCTCGCCGGCAACCCTGGAACCGCCGAGTTCTTCGGCACACGTCGCACGCTCGAAAATTCGCAGGGCGGCGTGGTGTTCGACACCGCCCTGTCCGACCGCGACAGCCTGCGCGCCATGTTCTATCTGGGCAACCGCAACAATGAACAGTACCTCGCGCTGAACGCCGGCACGCAGGACAACGTCACCGCGTCCGGTGGCGTATCGGTGTTCGATCGCGACTACTGGGGCACCAGCCTGCGCTGGACGCGCAAGCTCGAAACCGTCACGTTCAGCGTCGGCGCCGAATACGAGCGCGCCGACGAAGCGCGCAAGGGCTACCGCAACGGCACGACCTCCAGCGGCGCGCAGGCGCTGGCTGCGGTCTTCGGCTTCCGGGGCGACCTCAAGCGCGACGAGCGCAATGTGGCGGAACAGACGGGCACTTTCGTCCAGGGCGAGTGGGCGGTCACGAAGGACGTGTCGCTGTCAGGTGGCCTGCGCTACACGAAGATGGATTTCAAGTCGAAGGACAACTTCATCTGCAACGGCGGCTGCTCTGGCACGACGAACGTCGCAGGTGTGAATCCGGACGACAGCGGTTCGGCCTCGTTCAGCGACTGGACGTCGGCCCTCGGCGCCATCTGGAAAGTGACCGAAACCAGCAACTTCTATGCGAACGCGGGGCGCAGCTTCGAAGCACCGACACTGATCGAACTCGCCTACCGCCCGGATGGCGGAGCGGGCCTGAATTTCAATCTGAAGCCGTCGGTCAGCGACCACTACGAAATCGGCTTCAAGACTTTCCTGAACAATTCGACCCGGCTCGACATCGCGGCCTTCTACATCGATTCGTCCGATGAGGTGGTCATCCGCAGCAACGAGAACGGGCGGGCGGTGTACCAGAATGCCGGCGACACGTCGCGCCGCGGTCTCGAACTCGCAATCGACTCCAGACTGACGCGCGACATCGGCGCCTACGCGTCGCTGACGCTGATCAAGGCCGAATTCGAAGATGCCTTTGCCACCTGCCTGACCACCCCCTGCGCGGTCAATCAGGCGACCACCGTCGATTCGGGCAACAAGATCGCCGGCGTAGCCAACAAGTCGTTCTTCGGCGAAGTCACCTACAAGCACGATCCGTGGGGTTTCAGCGGCGGCGTGGAGTACCGCGCCAGCGGCCGCATGTTCGGCGACGACACCAATCTGGTGCGGGTCGGTGGCTATGGTGTGGCATCGATTCGAGGCGGCTTCACGCAGAACGTGGGCGGCTGGAAGCTGAACGAATTCGCTCGGATCGACAACCTGTTCGACAAGGAATATGTCGGTTCGGTGTACATCAACGCCGGCAATGCGCTGACCGGTCGCTACTACGCGCCGGCGTCGGAACGCACCTGGCTGATCGGCGTGTCAGCCAGCTACGCGCTGTAA
- a CDS encoding TatD family hydrolase: MLIDTHCHLDAFEFDADRAGVIERARAAGVGAIVLPAVDRAGFGRVRAVCAGQSDLRFALGIHPLYVPAAQLPDIDALAFELDDPEVIAVGEIGLDFFVTDIDPVLQEDYFVRQLRLARDFGLPVLLHVRRSQDRILKHLRAVFGRTGPGGIAHAFNGSRQQADEFIKLGFALGFGGAVTWARALNLRRLVTELPLDTLVLETDSPDIPPEFAAGERNEPANLPRIAQVIAGIRGVSEETLVQATGANALRVLPRLAAKAYSA; the protein is encoded by the coding sequence ATGCTGATCGATACGCACTGCCATCTTGACGCATTCGAATTCGACGCTGACCGCGCGGGCGTCATCGAACGCGCCCGCGCGGCCGGCGTCGGCGCCATCGTGCTGCCGGCGGTCGATCGTGCCGGTTTCGGTCGCGTCAGGGCGGTGTGCGCCGGCCAGTCCGACCTGCGCTTTGCGCTGGGCATCCATCCGCTTTATGTCCCCGCTGCACAGCTGCCCGACATCGACGCGCTGGCGTTTGAACTCGATGATCCGGAGGTGATCGCAGTCGGCGAAATCGGCCTCGACTTCTTCGTCACCGATATCGATCCGGTTCTGCAGGAAGACTATTTCGTTCGCCAGCTAAGGCTGGCGCGCGATTTCGGCCTGCCGGTGCTGCTGCACGTGCGGCGCAGTCAGGACCGCATCCTGAAGCATCTGCGCGCGGTGTTCGGCCGCACCGGTCCCGGCGGCATCGCGCATGCCTTCAACGGCAGTCGCCAGCAGGCGGACGAATTCATCAAGCTGGGTTTCGCACTGGGCTTCGGCGGCGCTGTGACCTGGGCACGTGCACTGAACCTGCGCCGGCTGGTAACCGAACTGCCGCTCGACACGCTGGTGCTCGAAACCGACTCGCCCGACATTCCGCCCGAATTTGCCGCCGGTGAACGTAACGAGCCGGCCAACCTCCCGCGCATCGCGCAGGTGATTGCCGGCATCCGTGGTGTCAGCGAAGAGACGCTGGTGCAGGCCACCGGGGCGAACGCGCTGCGCGTGCTGCCCCGGCTCGCCGCGAAGGCTTACAGCGCGTAG
- a CDS encoding glycine zipper 2TM domain-containing protein gives MTTPTPSLKTLAIVSAMAVLMTGCAGMSKSESNALIGAAAGGVAGSVLTGGSTIGTVGGAIAGGAIGNEMGKKKR, from the coding sequence ATGACGACCCCGACCCCTTCCCTGAAAACCCTGGCCATCGTGTCTGCGATGGCGGTGCTGATGACCGGCTGTGCCGGCATGAGCAAGAGCGAAAGCAATGCGCTGATCGGCGCGGCTGCCGGCGGTGTCGCCGGATCGGTGCTGACCGGCGGCAGCACGATCGGTACCGTCGGCGGCGCGATTGCCGGTGGCGCCATCGGCAACGAAATGGGCAAGAAGAAGCGCTGA
- a CDS encoding IS110 family transposase yields MTSQPSPIHIGIDVSKASLDIALGEHGPVQRIDNTPLAIRAWLRTLPSGPLHIGCEATGTYHLALRDAVIKAGHPLYLIDGYRLSRYRGATSVRAKTDPIDARLIARYVAKEGSHLRPYTLPPEATQRVQQLLRRRATLVRTAVILRQSLFDLPGFKREVRALLAKADRLAQQIQAQIVEKLKASDWIDDHRRCQGIEGVGPLSAAALCATFHRGAFKSADAFIAYLGLDVCVRQSGNQNARGTLSKKGDPEVRRLLHNAAMAASRSATWKPFYQACIARGFSCTQALVALARKIARVAFSLMKTGSQYQPREHKNTCAQT; encoded by the coding sequence ATGACAAGTCAGCCTTCGCCGATTCACATCGGCATCGACGTATCCAAAGCCAGCCTCGATATCGCACTGGGCGAGCACGGCCCGGTGCAGCGCATCGACAACACCCCTCTAGCCATCCGGGCCTGGCTGCGCACCTTGCCCAGCGGCCCGCTGCACATCGGCTGCGAGGCCACCGGCACCTACCACCTCGCGCTGCGCGACGCCGTGATCAAGGCCGGGCACCCGCTCTACCTGATCGACGGCTACCGCCTCTCGCGCTACCGCGGCGCCACCAGCGTGCGGGCCAAGACCGACCCGATCGACGCCCGGCTCATCGCCCGCTACGTCGCCAAAGAGGGCTCGCACCTGCGCCCCTACACGCTGCCGCCCGAGGCCACGCAACGCGTGCAGCAACTGCTGCGTCGTCGCGCCACCCTGGTCCGGACCGCCGTCATCTTGCGCCAGAGCCTGTTCGATCTGCCCGGCTTCAAGCGCGAGGTGCGCGCCTTGCTGGCCAAGGCCGACCGGCTCGCCCAGCAGATTCAGGCCCAGATCGTGGAAAAGCTCAAAGCCAGCGACTGGATCGACGATCACCGCCGCTGCCAGGGTATCGAAGGCGTCGGTCCGCTGAGCGCCGCCGCCTTGTGCGCGACCTTCCATCGGGGCGCCTTCAAAAGCGCAGACGCCTTCATCGCCTATCTCGGGCTCGATGTGTGCGTGCGCCAATCGGGAAACCAGAACGCCCGCGGCACCCTGAGCAAAAAGGGCGACCCGGAGGTGCGCCGACTCCTGCACAACGCCGCCATGGCAGCCAGCCGCTCAGCCACCTGGAAACCCTTCTATCAGGCCTGCATCGCTCGCGGATTCTCCTGCACTCAGGCCCTCGTCGCACTCGCGAGAAAGATCGCTCGCGTTGCGTTCTCTCTCATGAAAACCGGCTCGCAATACCAACCCAGGGAGCACAAAAACACTTGTGCTCAGACATAG